In Bacteriovorax stolpii, a single genomic region encodes these proteins:
- a CDS encoding PD-(D/E)XK nuclease family protein — protein MLEVVFYDSNQDLLSKMQKESAPLVICPSPLIADNLRNLLPELEIITISKWTADHLKGLGLVRARKSELMVKLSAVWKHYFPNEKTTIFLESFELFTELRSFTLNLELLAEFFKELDETIVKSILVFWTYLDQEKLVDEHASYKKVTESKLHRPMWFVGFKHMSGVQLDMVKVLSEEQEVDVFFPAPVYNEALPNDWIKWLSQEEPEARKKEVIPTQVSVLPKGKGNVILNKFFESHSTYDLLLAGTRVGLVGFQEAQRKNSFFKTTEDLFASETEWLIGDLRQKLKDVKSYTATELDLHLDALKINTQEKGEYRKFKVIDLAKEALASYSEFQSLIDHFAIDILEIIVGLNSPRVSFITLEEKIQRSFLDMNALNFRNDQKPLAVLATGSLGGFRANEKILSEAMTKALRAIGPIKRAGLEFLFHKYELLSVLGHPETILLIEEQVLETDLSWREVLKNFDVQDLDLGVKYSIKKIHEYLLPKMKEGPFSQKTFSASKLQTFIDCPQKFYFTHIEKLDNRPMERASLGPDELGNLEHQIIADYFLEIAANITEEIKLDLHQAICVRVFNEYLSTSKLVLTETEKARSYNEIMHYTWNGIVFLLDLIRLKNITTIKFEVPLGQNPWNLHGSIDCLMISADNKVSILDFKRSSSAAGTKTETVEFKKIQLWVYLLVLKHQGHEIDAFGYLNLSDLTDDKLFFDTDEAQKLLGASLENVATVVETTIADIQTMKIFRPNPRENKVCHFCPVNLFCLKGGTCES, from the coding sequence GTGCTAGAAGTGGTTTTTTATGATTCTAACCAAGATTTGCTTTCCAAGATGCAAAAGGAAAGTGCTCCTTTGGTTATTTGTCCAAGCCCACTGATTGCCGACAACCTGAGAAACCTCCTTCCAGAACTTGAAATCATTACCATTTCTAAATGGACTGCTGATCATTTAAAAGGCCTGGGTCTGGTTCGTGCCAGAAAATCAGAGCTGATGGTCAAGCTTTCGGCCGTGTGGAAACATTACTTTCCCAATGAAAAAACAACGATTTTCCTGGAGTCATTTGAGCTTTTTACTGAGTTGCGCTCATTTACTCTAAACCTGGAACTCCTGGCCGAGTTCTTTAAAGAGCTCGACGAGACCATCGTTAAATCAATTTTAGTGTTTTGGACTTACCTCGATCAGGAAAAACTTGTCGACGAGCACGCTAGTTACAAGAAGGTAACAGAATCTAAGCTTCATAGGCCGATGTGGTTTGTGGGTTTTAAACATATGAGCGGCGTTCAGCTGGATATGGTGAAAGTTTTAAGTGAAGAGCAGGAGGTTGATGTCTTTTTTCCAGCCCCTGTTTACAACGAAGCTTTACCTAACGACTGGATCAAATGGCTTTCGCAGGAAGAACCAGAAGCGCGTAAAAAAGAAGTTATCCCAACTCAAGTCAGCGTCCTTCCCAAAGGAAAGGGCAATGTCATTTTAAATAAATTTTTTGAGAGTCATTCGACTTACGATCTGCTTTTAGCAGGAACCAGAGTAGGGCTTGTTGGTTTTCAGGAAGCTCAAAGAAAAAATTCTTTTTTTAAAACGACAGAAGATCTTTTTGCTTCAGAGACTGAGTGGCTCATCGGGGATTTAAGACAAAAATTAAAAGATGTAAAAAGTTATACGGCAACTGAACTCGATCTGCACCTAGATGCTCTTAAGATCAATACTCAGGAAAAAGGAGAGTACCGAAAGTTTAAGGTGATCGACTTGGCCAAAGAAGCGCTGGCTTCTTACAGTGAATTTCAATCACTGATTGACCACTTTGCCATTGATATCCTGGAAATTATCGTAGGACTTAATTCTCCACGTGTGAGTTTTATTACGCTGGAAGAAAAAATCCAAAGATCGTTTTTAGATATGAACGCTTTGAATTTTAGAAATGATCAAAAGCCTCTTGCCGTTTTGGCCACAGGTAGTCTTGGAGGCTTTAGGGCCAATGAAAAGATTTTAAGTGAAGCTATGACCAAGGCCTTAAGGGCCATTGGGCCAATTAAGCGTGCGGGATTGGAATTTTTATTTCACAAGTATGAGCTCCTTTCTGTTTTAGGGCATCCTGAAACAATTCTTCTTATTGAAGAGCAGGTTTTAGAAACGGATCTTTCGTGGAGAGAAGTTCTTAAGAACTTTGACGTTCAGGATTTAGACCTGGGCGTGAAGTATTCTATTAAAAAGATTCATGAATACTTATTGCCAAAAATGAAAGAAGGCCCTTTTAGTCAAAAGACTTTTTCGGCTTCTAAACTCCAGACTTTTATTGATTGTCCACAAAAGTTTTATTTCACTCATATTGAGAAACTTGATAATAGGCCAATGGAGAGAGCAAGCCTGGGGCCTGATGAGCTGGGGAACCTGGAACATCAGATCATTGCTGATTATTTTCTTGAGATCGCAGCAAATATCACTGAAGAAATTAAGCTTGATTTGCATCAAGCGATTTGTGTGAGAGTTTTCAATGAATACCTCTCGACCAGCAAGCTGGTCTTAACAGAGACCGAAAAGGCGAGAAGTTATAATGAAATCATGCACTACACTTGGAATGGAATTGTCTTTTTATTAGACCTCATTCGCCTTAAAAATATCACTACAATTAAATTTGAAGTTCCGCTGGGGCAGAATCCATGGAATCTTCACGGTTCTATCGACTGCTTGATGATTTCCGCTGATAACAAAGTCAGCATTTTGGATTTTAAACGTTCAAGCAGTGCTGCCGGTACTAAAACAGAGACGGTAGAGTTTAAGAAAATTCAGTTATGGGTTTATCTTCTAGTGCTAAAACACCAAGGACACGAGATCGATGCTTTCGGTTACTTAAACTTAAGTGACCTGACAGATGATAAATTATTCTTTGATACCGATGAGGCCCAAAAACTTTTAGGAGCTTCTTTGGAAAATGTTGCAACTGTCGTTGAAACGACCATTGCCGATATTCAAACGATGAAAATTTTCCGTCCCAACCCTAGAGAAAATAAAGTCTGCCATTTCTGTCCGGTGAACTTGTTTTGCTTAAAAGGAGGAACTTGTGAGTCTTAA
- a CDS encoding UvrD-helicase domain-containing protein translates to MSLNSGAKSPNAEQKVAIHHEGGKILSAGAGSGKTFVLIEHIITWLENLRMKTPSSEWLHVVPFQLPKLVLMTFTKKAAGEMSIRMMKRIDDLCENAPDAKTLEYWSLIRQYLSMMNITTISSFCHQLLSQGYFADVGNDIQILSSVEFKNKISNLFNLWFISKNNRLNQIFQANSQALIGAMIEIYNSPELRLMWKEPLVKTSPEKELESFITDLISSLDLEEFLSSSVDLNADAKEREKGWFVFLQGYDELYSRLGSFKAQNFREYAQWALSVGTLPREVKAMNEDQKYALEKLKTLVKELRDIHEDLTNFIDHYDIYWSWVETFKEVYNFIDENYFLEKGFAFSDLEYFACVGLRHPQIREKIKKNYDYFIVDEFQDTSSVQYEIIKHLVGDNHQRLFCVGDKKQAIYGFRGGELLVFNQCSEMLGTENNIWLKNNFRSFGKVIKFNNHFFETVFPLGYGFEGQDPNTVLMEPQTIPEIKNTLGQVERFRTEIEGLESDKKLDLDFYEAEALYEIIRELLNRDDMQSVCVLYRKLRPSALLLDLLAENEVAFSAQVKVQYAEDPIINLFLRAIELKLNLNEEKKLRSTHFLLNSLLEVLNVKSTAKEIEEKFLGDLAILGLRLAFHKLVYSLGISNSQYQENSALIDSICRVCNEDPIKVFHLLSTESEEQYSLELMNGARAKRVIIMSAHASKGLEFDAVLLGGIHSNGLQMGKTETVGKLPKSFRWKKAYNQKKFYKSPVYYYEAELDRAKEFSESKRLLYVACTRAVKYLGWVDLWANIDGKEKQLSPGSNHWIRAMRLAPVSDVLTERTLSLGKNTIHQEVDIPIILKDSLGLIASEEKTKLGVFAETSVTRLAQLAQCPFKFYLSNICKIPAPGIDKQLFLKLDEEEAVEAEEVFYSSMERGTKVHAHLSKLLLNQMTLDQVKGADKEKIEWAFKEANNISNGKNVISEKQIKFSLFGQMISGTPDLIFEDQDSVVVWDFKTGLRDEKNEESYWFQLMCYGYAYAKLKHFTPEKMIPLSLVYVDEKKLVNKTMSLAQISQILFENWTKTESLNQVNLNHCPACDYSSMCVHYKRTATSCET, encoded by the coding sequence GTGAGTCTTAATTCAGGCGCAAAGTCTCCAAATGCAGAACAAAAAGTTGCCATTCACCACGAAGGAGGAAAAATCCTTTCGGCCGGTGCTGGATCGGGGAAAACATTTGTTCTGATTGAGCACATCATTACATGGCTGGAAAACTTGAGGATGAAGACTCCTTCATCGGAATGGCTGCATGTCGTTCCTTTCCAATTGCCTAAGCTCGTTTTAATGACGTTTACTAAAAAAGCTGCAGGAGAAATGTCGATTCGTATGATGAAGAGAATCGATGATTTGTGTGAAAATGCTCCAGATGCAAAGACTCTAGAGTACTGGTCGCTTATCAGACAGTATCTTTCAATGATGAATATCACGACAATTTCATCTTTTTGCCATCAGCTTCTTTCTCAAGGTTATTTTGCTGATGTCGGCAACGATATTCAGATTTTAAGTAGTGTAGAGTTTAAAAATAAAATCTCAAACCTTTTTAACTTGTGGTTTATTTCTAAGAATAATCGTCTGAACCAAATTTTCCAGGCGAACTCGCAGGCCTTAATCGGAGCGATGATTGAAATCTATAATTCACCAGAGTTAAGGCTAATGTGGAAAGAGCCCCTGGTTAAAACGTCTCCAGAAAAAGAATTAGAGTCGTTTATTACTGATCTGATTTCGAGCCTTGATCTGGAAGAGTTCCTTAGCTCTTCTGTTGATTTAAATGCCGATGCCAAAGAAAGAGAGAAAGGATGGTTTGTCTTTCTTCAAGGTTATGATGAACTTTATTCAAGACTTGGAAGCTTTAAGGCCCAAAACTTCCGCGAATACGCCCAATGGGCCTTAAGTGTGGGAACTCTTCCTCGCGAAGTTAAAGCGATGAATGAAGACCAGAAATATGCACTGGAAAAATTAAAAACATTGGTTAAAGAATTAAGAGATATTCATGAAGACTTGACCAATTTCATTGATCACTACGATATTTATTGGTCGTGGGTTGAAACATTCAAAGAAGTTTACAATTTTATCGATGAGAACTATTTCCTGGAAAAAGGTTTTGCTTTCTCTGATCTGGAGTACTTTGCCTGTGTAGGACTTAGACATCCACAGATCAGAGAAAAAATAAAAAAGAACTACGACTATTTTATTGTCGATGAGTTTCAGGATACTTCTTCAGTTCAATATGAAATCATTAAGCACCTGGTAGGCGATAACCACCAGAGACTGTTTTGTGTTGGTGATAAAAAACAGGCCATCTACGGTTTTAGAGGCGGAGAGCTTCTGGTTTTTAACCAATGTTCTGAAATGTTGGGAACTGAAAATAATATCTGGCTGAAAAATAACTTCAGGTCATTTGGGAAAGTCATTAAGTTCAATAACCATTTCTTTGAAACAGTTTTCCCGTTAGGTTATGGGTTTGAAGGACAAGATCCGAATACCGTTTTAATGGAGCCTCAGACCATTCCAGAGATTAAAAATACTTTAGGACAGGTTGAGCGTTTTAGGACAGAGATTGAAGGATTAGAGAGTGATAAAAAGCTCGATTTGGATTTTTATGAAGCTGAAGCCCTGTATGAAATCATTCGCGAGCTTTTAAACCGTGATGATATGCAGAGTGTTTGTGTGCTTTACCGCAAACTTCGTCCAAGTGCGCTTCTTTTAGATTTATTAGCAGAAAACGAAGTGGCCTTTAGTGCCCAGGTTAAAGTGCAATATGCTGAAGACCCGATTATTAATTTATTTTTAAGAGCGATTGAGTTAAAGCTTAATCTTAATGAAGAAAAGAAACTTCGCTCGACTCATTTCCTGCTTAATTCACTCCTGGAAGTGTTAAATGTAAAAAGCACGGCTAAAGAAATCGAAGAAAAGTTCTTAGGGGACCTGGCGATCTTAGGACTTCGCCTGGCCTTCCATAAACTGGTTTACTCACTTGGAATCAGCAATTCTCAATATCAAGAAAACAGCGCACTAATTGATTCTATTTGCCGCGTGTGTAATGAAGATCCAATTAAGGTTTTCCATTTGCTTTCAACGGAAAGTGAGGAGCAGTACTCGCTTGAGCTAATGAATGGGGCAAGAGCTAAAAGAGTTATCATTATGTCTGCCCATGCTTCAAAAGGGTTGGAGTTTGATGCCGTTCTTTTGGGTGGGATTCATAGCAATGGGTTGCAGATGGGGAAGACTGAAACTGTTGGGAAATTACCAAAAAGTTTTAGATGGAAAAAGGCCTATAATCAAAAGAAATTTTATAAATCACCAGTTTATTATTACGAAGCAGAACTAGACCGCGCTAAAGAATTCTCTGAAAGTAAAAGGCTTCTTTATGTGGCTTGTACGCGTGCAGTGAAATACTTAGGATGGGTTGACCTGTGGGCCAATATTGATGGAAAAGAAAAGCAACTTTCACCGGGAAGCAATCACTGGATTAGAGCGATGAGACTTGCTCCAGTTTCAGATGTTTTAACAGAAAGAACACTGAGCCTGGGAAAAAATACGATTCATCAGGAAGTCGATATCCCCATTATTCTAAAAGATTCACTTGGGTTAATTGCTTCTGAAGAAAAAACAAAGCTTGGGGTGTTTGCAGAGACATCGGTAACTAGACTTGCCCAGTTAGCTCAGTGTCCATTTAAATTTTACCTTTCTAATATTTGTAAAATTCCAGCTCCCGGAATTGATAAACAACTATTCTTAAAACTTGATGAAGAAGAGGCAGTTGAAGCGGAAGAAGTGTTTTATTCTTCAATGGAGCGCGGAACGAAAGTGCATGCTCATCTTTCTAAGTTACTTCTTAATCAGATGACTCTTGATCAAGTCAAGGGCGCTGATAAAGAAAAAATAGAATGGGCATTTAAAGAGGCCAATAATATTTCCAACGGAAAAAATGTTATTAGTGAAAAGCAGATTAAGTTTTCTCTTTTCGGGCAAATGATTTCGGGAACACCAGATTTAATTTTTGAAGATCAGGATTCAGTCGTCGTTTGGGATTTCAAAACGGGTCTTCGCGATGAAAAGAATGAAGAGAGTTACTGGTTCCAGCTAATGTGTTATGGGTACGCATATGCAAAGCTGAAGCATTTTACTCCGGAAAAAATGATCCCCCTCTCATTGGTTTACGTCGATGAAAAAAAGTTAGTGAATAAAACTATGAGTCTTGCCCAAATTTCTCAAATTCTCTTTGAGAACTGGACAAAAACAGAGTCGCTTAATCAGGTTAATTTGAATCACTGCCCTGCCTGTGACTACTCATCAATGTGCGTTCACTATAAAAGAACTGCCACGAGTTGCGAGACATAG
- a CDS encoding outer membrane beta-barrel domain-containing protein yields the protein MKSKVLASLVLFSLTFTTNLFASEKDIYEFSWLDPDKEVFVLQNRKFRKANHAHINVGGGITTSGAFVDSTAIQGRAGYFFTEDYGFEILYSKNSGKENETAKGVRNSGGGGTGTTPFRRIVDSYMGAMFLWSPFYSKINTFNKIVYMDWIFGLGYAQLKEKNNKLRFTQGQTAEGIETEETHSGIMWSAGLKFYINESFSVRTDLTAVHYSADNISTSGSSYKSNFDATASIGYTF from the coding sequence ATGAAATCAAAAGTTTTGGCTTCTCTAGTTCTTTTCTCATTAACTTTCACAACAAATTTATTCGCCAGTGAAAAAGACATTTACGAGTTTTCGTGGCTTGATCCGGATAAAGAAGTTTTCGTTCTTCAGAACAGAAAGTTTAGAAAAGCTAATCATGCCCATATCAACGTAGGTGGAGGTATCACAACTTCTGGCGCATTCGTTGATTCAACAGCAATTCAGGGGCGTGCAGGATACTTCTTCACAGAAGATTATGGTTTTGAAATTCTATACTCAAAAAATTCAGGGAAAGAAAACGAGACCGCAAAAGGTGTTCGTAACTCTGGTGGTGGGGGAACTGGTACAACTCCATTCAGAAGAATTGTCGACAGCTACATGGGAGCCATGTTTCTTTGGTCGCCATTTTATAGCAAGATCAACACATTCAACAAGATCGTTTACATGGACTGGATTTTTGGTCTTGGATACGCTCAGTTAAAAGAAAAAAATAACAAACTTCGTTTCACGCAAGGGCAAACAGCTGAGGGCATTGAAACAGAAGAAACACATAGCGGGATCATGTGGTCTGCTGGTCTTAAGTTTTATATCAACGAAAGTTTCAGCGTGAGAACTGACCTGACAGCGGTTCACTACAGCGCTGACAATATTTCTACTTCAGGATCGAGCTACAAATCGAACTTTGATGCGACGGCGTCTATTGGTTACACATTCTAA